DNA from Denticeps clupeoides chromosome 7, fDenClu1.1, whole genome shotgun sequence:
TGCCTTCTTGAAAAATACGTATTCAGAAGACATTTCACTAATGGCTAAATTCATATTCATCAAAGCCAAGTGTCTCTTTATTGTTTCCAATAACTTGCAAAGATTCCAAAATAACTTTGCGAATAATTATATTGCCTCAAATGTGCTGGTTCTTCATGAATGGCTGCTGACCTTTCAAAGCATTAAATATGCTTCACTTCTTTAAAATATGTGAGAGAACGTGGCATTTTACAATGCTAGTTTGAAAAGTGATTGAAAAGTGGCTGAAGCCATACAATTGATGTGAAGCTCTTGTTTGGaaaattgaaaacatatcagTTTGCAGTGGCACAGTTTTACTGCAACATTGTTGCAACATTTACTGCAATCATTTCTACCCTCTTAAAGAAAAGGGGGTAATTTCGGTCCTTGCATACATtgttttttaactatttttgaAACGTGTGTTGAAACGTATAGGACATGCACCATCGCATTCAAATAGTAGCATGGGATTtcaccattacatttacagcatttatcagactcccttatccagagcgacttacaatcagtagttacagggacagtcccccctggagacactcagggttaagtgtcttgctcagggacacaatggtagtacgtgggattggaacctgggtcttctggttcataggcgagtgtgttaccctctaggctactaccaccatcctACCTCAAAGCCcatattatacctcgcactacACCTCGCACTCTCCGACcttccagtactgctcgcctggtccctccacctgTGAAGGCACgaggtttgagtcctagtgaaccacaaCCGATTACTTCATCGACGGTAACATGAAAACACGttctaagtcactctggataagggcgtctgccaaatggcataaatgtgaatgtaaatgtagaagcaAAACAGCTTCCAGTGGAATCCAATGATGaccacacacatttttcaccTTCTGTCCTTGTTCTGGGTCCCCAAGCCAAGAGCTGATTAAGCATCATGGTGGGATTTTCCTTGTTTTGCATGATCAAGTTGATTTGTTTCGCTGTTGTTTGTTTCGCTGCAGGGTCTCAGTGTACGCTCCCCCCTCCCTTTCCCCCACTCAGCCACGCATTTCCTGATCGCTCAATGGATGCGACATCTCGTTCCTTCTGGGAAAAGTCAGTGTCAGTCTGGGGTCCTCTCCGCATATCCACATGTTCTGTCCCCACAGCCTTCCTCCCTTACTTTTAGTCCACTCATCTTTGTACATCGTTGTAGTCTGAATCTCGATGCGGGTTTaattctctccctctgtctacCCTCACGTGGTAGTGATGGTCTCTCGGGGTACGTTTTGGGGGGGCTTTAAGGCAACCCTTGTCCTCTTGCCGAGCAGGAGTGAGTAAAGCTGCCTTCAGTGATGTTTTGAACCGAGCAGCCCTAAAGATATGCCATGTCCCATGACACATAGGGTTAGACTAATGCTAGAATGTGTGCTTTGCTGGCAGTGATGTTGTAATTTCAGGCTTGTGCATTTAGTGAATGGAGGATTTATTTAATCTTTGCCAGATATTTGTGCATTTGTCCAGGTTAGTGTTAATTTGCATGAGTgtgaaaagcattttatttgtaaaaaaaaaaaaaaaaaaaaaaaagtaccacattttatttttgatttggAAGAGCAAAGTTAAAAACTGAACCTTTCGTCATGGAAGGGTCTAGAACGCATGCTGCACGGTCGGCTGCAGGAAATAAAGCGCGGAAACGAAGAGTGGGTGATGATGAGGAGGGAGGAGGCAAGAAGGGAGGAAGTGGGGGAGCAACGTTGCCGGCGAACGCATGAAGTAAAAGGACAGGAGGACGGAAAGTTGCATGTGGTTCTCGCCGAATGATGATTGATTTCGTCGCGTTTTAAACCAAACGAAACTGTTCCGATAAGGGGCGAATAAAAGATACAGTTTACCAATCGAGGAGGACAGCAGTAGCGGTCATGTTTGGGATGATCAAGAATTCCCTTTTTGGGGTCACAGAAGAAACGGACTACAAATTGCTGAGCACCGAAACTAAGGTAAGGGGCATCATtaaattcatatatttaaagATGCCAATTTGACACTCTAGATACATTCACTAAATAAGTCTAAGAATTTTAGGCTATGGCATTATACGTTACAGCCTCCTTACGattcaaaaaaatatataacattacacacatcatttgtaatgaaaatgataaaaaaaaaaaaaagtaaacaaaaaaacacagattacaTAGATTCTAGCACGTGTGTCCTTCAACGAACAGGTCTGCACCCCCAACAGAGAATGAAAGAACATCCATTGCTTTGCTACAGTGGTTTCTTCCGAGAACGTGATATTATAACGCCATGCGGCGTGTGCGCCTGCGCACCAACCTGATGGGGCTGCATGCACTGACCTTGTCCCATTTAGTCCGTGACATAACAGTTGTGGGTCATCTGTGGCCAAGGTCAAGTTGGGAAGAAGAGATGGGGTTCAGAGAGGGGTCAGGTCCATGGGACCTGCATGCAGGGCCACCAAGGTGGCGCCTTGTTTCGTTGCAGGGAGCTGTGTGCAGCCGTGGAGCGATGCTCGCAGGGAAGGAGCCTCTTAAATCAGTGATGTGTGCTGTTAAATGAAGCGAGGACTCATTGCCATTTATGCTTATGTATGTATCATTATATGGTCACGCATGTATGGTTATATGTTTGGGCAGTTCCAGTAGTTAATTATAGAGTTGCGTCTCCGCCCCCCTGCAAATTTAAAAACACCTTTTAACAGAGTACAGAACAAGAAGAGAAGCCGATCAAGTGTCTGTGAAATAAGAGATCAATCGCACACATGAGCAGGCACTGACTGTTTAAATGTTAGGTCAATAGACTCTCAACAGTAGAGAGCTCTTAGCAGAAGGATCAAAATGCTGGTTCAAGTTGTGCTTAACCATGAGGCAGAAAGGGTGTCAAGATGAGCAGAATGCTCGAGGTTTTATATCTAGGGAAATCACAAAACGGATATCTGATCTCGCGGCAACTCATAATTAAAAGTGCCGCTGAGTACTCATGGGTTGCATGGGTGGCACACATACATTACCCAAATcctatattatgttttttttttttttataatttactgGGATGTATTTAAAATCTGATTTCAGACATAATAATCACAAGGTTCAGTTACGATACAAACCTTTTAATGATACGGCCATGTATAATACCTGATCATTTTAGACTTTAGATGGACCTGGGATCATGTCTGACCAAGTCAAAAGAGGTGCTCACAGGAAGAACAATAGATAGAAGATAATGGAGCCGTGAGAGGTTAATTATTAAATGACTTGCTAATATTAGCATAGCTACATTAATTATGTCCCATGTCCTACCAGCTCAGGCACAGAGTAATTATGTGAAGAAGACAGGGGAAATCAAATGAGCATACAAGCTAATTGCGGCTTTGTTGGCCTCTAGGCAAAGACTATACAATTAGAGCTGTCTTAAGGTGgtagacattttcttttaatactgGGAACTGCTTTGTTAATGTAAACTGCACACCAATCAGCTGCAACATTAAAAGTGAATTGCCTTGTTTCTTTGGGACGGGTCACTGTCCTGAGGACCTAATCCAACACAGTGAACAGGATACACAAATTCAGTTGATCTGCGCGTCGCCTCATTAATTCATGTCTCCATTGCCAGATCTTAGTGCCATTAAAACCCCCAAAAATTCTgctgtatttttgtttcataGTTGTTGGAGAGAAATGTGTTATGCTCAGTCACAACTTCTGAACTCCTTAGAAAATGGACGGAATacagcaaataaatacattgctTGCAAGGTTTTGTGCACCACATTAATGccagtgtgtttgtttgtgacaGGGATTATGTAAGAACCAGCATTGCAGGAATCTCATTATTTTATTCGAACTGATTAAACCTTACACTGTGTCAAGCAGAAGATATTTTTGTGTGTCTAGAAAGACGCTGTTCATTTTCCAGCAGCTCTGCTTTTACAGGCCATGCATCTTGGCATTTCCAGTACCGTGCCACAGCAGGCAGCACTCTATTTCTGTGCTATAGCTGAAGCGGTTCATTTTTTCTACTTGGAACACAGTGTCCATGGCCCTGTGAATCACATCTTTGCCCCCTGGTCCTTTTTACAGGATGGGGTTAGCTATGAAGTGCGGAGGTATGATGGTGCAAAATATGCTGTTTTAACGTCTGAGGGCCGAACCTTTGACCAAATCACAGGGGAGCTGGTGAGGAAGCTCCTCATGTACACTGGGGGAAGTAATGATCAAGGTAAGCAAAAGATATCAGtgtcataaatgttttttatatggAAGGGACGCAATCCTGGAAATGAACTGACTGATGAGTTTCCATTTTGTGATGTTATGTGTAGAAAAAATGAGCCATTCCTCCTCTGTCCAGAAATGCCATTAAATATTCTTTTGCAAAATATGGCTCTTTTAAATCACCTGGAATTCCACCTTATATGAGCATGGAAAAGGTTGTTTTTGTCCCCTATGATCTAGTTACATTTTCAATTCAGATCATTTCAATGTTTatgaaaatgcaattattgAACTTTTCATGATTTACATTTTCTAGTTGGACAGTTAATCAAGTAAGcatcatcttttaaaaaaatcattattttgctGTCTTGAGGTGAGGCAATGGGAACCCCAGCCCCCATCACCATTACTGTCTTCCCGCGAGATGATGGCGTCATGTCACGCCGCTTGATTGCCGCTTTTCGTATCCCGACGCGTTATCAAGAGACCCCACCAGCTCCGACTGACAGCTCAATCAGAATTGAGGATCGGCCTGGCATGACTGTCTACGCATTGTGGGTGTTTCTTCATGTTCATCATATTTAAGCTTCTTACTTACAACTTACAGATGGTTTGTCTGTGCTACCACATATGTtcaaaacgcaaaaaaaaaacctctcagCAGTTTTATTTCACGTGAGATCAagggactttttatttacagaatgcattgtttttattttctgccatCTCTCATGTAGACAGTTTGGAGGTTTTGCAGGGGAGAGTGAATATCGTGCAGAAGCTTCCCGCCTGAAGCGTACGCTGGGTGAGTCTGCCCCCTACCAGCGCAAACAATACTTCTGCTGCAGCTATGACCCACCTCTCAAGCCATATGGACGTCGCAACGAGGTGTGGTTCATGCAAGAAGAGCCATGACTTTAAGATGATGAATGGCCAGGAGCTGGGTAGATGGAGCTATTTGTGTATGACATTATGTtgtttgataaattatgtaTTAGAAGTGGCTACATAACCACAGTAGtatatttgcatttcattgacaTGAGAGTCATGTTATGTCCTTTAATTTCATTCCTTTCTACCATGTACCATATGCTGCTGTTAGACAATCAGAATAAAAGCAAGAAGGTAACTTGCCAAATGCCTTTTACACTGAAACTGCACTAAATCTTTGTGAAGGTAACACAGGGGAAAAAACCAAGGCCAATAAACCTACTATTAAAACCTGTGGCCTAGCAGCTGAGTAAGGGGACTTgtaactgaaaggttgcaggttcaaggtgccactgaggtgcccccacacactgctccctgtgtgcCGTTCATGGCTACCCAATCCTCACaaagggtggtggtggttgtgtcCACCGTATGCTGTTCTATGCAgcgtatgacaatgacaaaaacactttcactttttaaaagaaCAGTCATTTGATGTACAATTATATTTTGTCTTTGTGAATCGCCTTTGAAATATGacgtgtttaattttttatgtattaattgtACTAATAAACAAGTGGTAATAAATTCATACATGGCGGTGCTGTGTATTTACAAGTCATGTGATGTGGCTATGGTGGTGTGCTGGTTTTAGGATTTTGTTATTTATTCCTTTGacctgtaaatgtatttcatgaGTCTGTATACTGAATGTTGACTGACTACataaattattttgaaataCCTTTACATATTGTGTGTTACCCTTTGGAAATGACTTGGAAAAGTGCTgaggaaattttttttattaaattggaAATATTGAAAATTTCAAAAAGGTGTGTGCTTTTTAAAGAACCATATTTTCCACATACATTAATtctcatatatatttattagttCATTAGTAAAGACAGCAATAGAAATCTTTCATGGGTAAAAATTAAAGATTGAAGccttaattaaaagaaaatgtcaagatcaaaaaaatctaaataagaagaagaagaatatgtAATTATCCCAGTGGAACCTAAATAAACCTCAGAACTATTGTATGGTTATGTTAAAACTTTCAATCACCAAATGGAAGAATATGTATATTTGaccaaaataatattatatattatctgTATTATTTAAGTATGAACTGTATTTATGCTTCTCTGAGGGTCAAAATAAGTGTCTTGGTGATAATTCTTGCTCGTTATGACAAACATTTTGGAATGGTCCAATGCACCGCAATTTCCACACATCTACTTACTATAAAGAAGAGTATTGTGTTCAGATAGTACCAGATATTTCTGCCTGTATAACAAAATTTACAAtcaggaaaataaagcacaACAAAGAACAGACAACCATCTCCTACCAAATCCATCTGTAGATAATAAAGGAACAACACAATACATGGCCCAAGCTGTAATGGAAAACAATGGAAAAGAGTGTGGGTGACAACACAATCTTTCTTGTGCTTACGTAACTTTTTCAAATCACCAAATGCCAATCTAACCAATTGTTATATTAAatagatataataataataatatgataatagCCCTAATAAATTATTAGGGATATATAAACAGTTTCCAGTTGATCTCAGTTATTCTTTTTGTCAGGATAGCTGGGATAGGGTGCATATGGTGGTGGCTGTTCCTGTAAGGTAAATAAATATCCTTCCgttaattatgattattaagTAATAAACttgtgaaaatataaaaaaatattacaaaaaaaaaaaaacacagcaaccaCTTCCAGATTCAACAGGTACTTACCATGGGCATGTATACATTGTGAGGGTTGCTGGGATTGTAATATGCACTACCAGCAGCCTCTGCTGCTTTTGAGTTACCTGGTCAAAGAAaattttatatgaatatttgcTGTGTAAACCTAAATTATGACAAATTGTAGGCGTGTAAACATGGTTTATGAGGTGTAACTGGTGTATTTATGGGTGTAATTTAACACATTTAGATACATGTCCGGTTCCCAATGTTACAGCATAATTGTACAGATACTTTGACAATGACAACAGTGTTTTTCTCCACATGCTCTACCTCAATGTAATATATAAACCATCAGGCTCTCTCTTCTCCTTCCCAAGCAAAGGGTCAGTAAACCATAACACACTGGATCATTGAACTGTTAAGCTCTGGTTTGTataaagaagtgtgtgtgtgtgtgtgtgctttttataACTGACAAAGAGCAATTCTGACATCACCCCTCCCTCTTTACAGCCTGCCGTGTGTCATGGCGTTCATTCAGGGCCAGGACTGATGAAATAAGACAGATGCAGTGAAGCATctgagaaagagaaaggaagaaaatatagaaggaaaaataaatcagaagacAGACCTGCAGGGGGAGCAGGCCAGTTCTGCGGTGGCCCAGGATAAGGTGGAGGAGGGGCCATGTAGGCTGGAGCTGTTGGGTAAATTCCtgcaataattaaataaattaatttcatagTTTCAGATGTGTCCTTTGGAAACTAATACCAAAATTaagattaattaaaaacaactcCTGAATATCTACACATTTCACCCAACAAACAGTTCATTAATTCAATTCactcaaaatgaaaagaagcagCACCTGGAGCAGTTGGAGGGGGATACCCCATATTTTCAGGAGGTGGTGCTGGGCCTTGGTAGAAAGTAGGATGTGGAGGTGCATAAGGGTACCACTGAGACACAGGTGGGGAGCCGTAACCATTCATTGCACCAGGGGAAGGGTAGCCAAAAGACATGCCTCCATTTTGCGCTGGAGGGCCGCGGGATGCTGGAACAGAGGTTTTTGTTTACTTTTGAAAGTTGTGAAAAACCATCACTGAGGCTGGAAAAAATGCCACAATGGAATTTTCTAAATTTCCAGGCATTCAATCACTGAATAGTGTGCTGGACAGTGGCAGACACAGACACTTACCATTTGTGGCCAGCTTGAACATGAGCTGTCCCAGTTCAATGGCTCCGCCACTTGGAAATGACATCTTGAAGCTGGCCTGGCCCTCCCAACCCCCTGACAAGGAGAGACACAATCCAGATCACTCTCTATTTAAAAATTGCATGTTTATTTGTTCTTTGATTCATGTTATgttaaattgtattattatcattatttaaagCCAATTCTGATCTGAAAAACATTGTATGATGTGGTACCTCCCGGCTCTGCATGGAGTGTACCCTTGATGTAATTGGCAGCAAAGACAGGCTGCTCAATACTACACCCTTTCATCTTGTAATATGGGAACATGACCGAGCCCAGACCATCTTTAGCATTGCTAGACACAAACAGCATCTGAGGACAGACGAAAGAGCGTGAGGGAGAACAGCAGACCATTTGGGAACAATTTACAGTTTGAAGTTGTTAAAGGGGCATAATAACAATTATCAATAATTATCATACAATTATCATAATTACCCTGTATGGTGTGATATAAACAGCACCCTTCTTTGTTCCTTTAAGTAAATCAGTTTTGCATGTGACATCACTAAAGGACAGTTCCACATTCCTGCACTCGGTTAGGACACTAGGAGAAAAACAGATTATACAGCATTACAAACATGGAACATGGTCTCGTGATTAAGACAGTCAATTAAACTATGCAAAGCAACGGCAACTCCCATTAACTGCTTTCACACACTGCtacattttaagaaatttgcattcatattttaaaaaacagaaccaatTCATGTTGTTACAAGTATTGTAATGAAAATTAAGACGGCAAAGCTTTCCACAGTGTTGTATCCAATGTAAATTCAAGATTtcaagagatttattgtcagtacaacagtatacagtgtgttgaaatactgtttcacacagtctatccatagtgtgtgtgtgtgtgtgtctatatatacacacacacacacacacacacacacacacacacacacacacacagtacatgccAAATGTATggacaacttctcattcaatgtgttttctttattttcatgaccatttactttggtagattctcactgaaggcatcaaaactatgaatgaacacatgtggagttatgtacttaacaaaaagtggagacctggcctccacagtcaccggacctgagatggtttggggtgagctggaccgcagagtgaaggcaaaagaatcaacaagtgctaaacacctctgggaactccttcaagactgttggaaaaccatttcaggtgacgacctcttgaaactcatcgagagaatgccaagagtgtgcaaagcagtaatcagagcaaagggcggctattttgaagaaactagaatataaaacacgttttcagttatttcaccttttttttgttaagtacataactccacatgtgttcattcatagttctgatgccttcagtgagaatctaccaatgtaaatggtcatgaaaataaagaaaacatattgaatgagaaggtgtgtccaaacttttggcctgtactgcacaCACGTATTGTAAATTACACATggatttacaaaagaaaattgtactttttaaaaactatatataaaacGTAAAAACCTGTATAGACtataaaatacagtaaaaacaaatcctgtacactgaacaaggacaaacaggacaacatcatatAAGATGCATGTAAGTGGCTGTGCATTGTGCAGCAGACTGATTCAAGTATATGCGGGATATTTCAGCATGTTACAATGTGCTTAAAGCTGGAAGCATATTGGTTTGTAATGTGAGTGAACGTTCATCTCTCTAGATTTACAACGTAATTATTCACTAATATCAGTATTTAATTCTCTCGACAACATGGGCACAGTCCTTTCGTCGTTCACCACTATGCCACCAGGATTAATTTTCATAAAACTACGGAAATCCAAGATCCTATTCAGATGGGGTCCTAAAAAAAGACTGTGTGCTTCTttatacttttacatttacagcatttatcagacgcccttatccagagcgacttacaatcagtagttacaggacagtctccctggagcaacttaaggaagctgccctgtaatcagaaggttgccggttcgaatcccgattaaatgcagaggacactgtgtgcaccgtgtgctgtgctgctttgtatgtgacaatcacttcactttacacaaagtgaagtgatttgaacctgggtcttctggttcataggcgagtgtgtttaccactaggctactaccacccttaatatTTAGTAATTATGGGAAGGAAAGTAAACTGTATGTTGGCCGATTAATTTTCCCCAAGATTCCGAGAAATAGCTATATTACTGCGCACTTTCTCAACCACTTGGGAGTTGCACAATATATTTCCGGTAAGACCGGAGGCAACCAGTGAAAAACCACGATGTTGAAACGTCGCGCGTACAGACGGCGGCTGGGAACCAATAACAATGGGTTCTGCCCAACCCGACACCAAAACACTGAAAATGCACTCGGAAATTTTATACCCTGCTCTATTCATTCAAGGGTTCGATGAAACCCTAGAAATTCGCCTGCCCGGCCATGTTTGCTGTATGAGAATTAACTATAACTTCCGCTAACGAACTGCTGTCACTCCGGCTTGACACGCGACGTCGAAACTCGAGACCACTTCTCCGGCAAATTACGCGCGAATGACGGCACAAAGTGTCACGAATCGTTACAAACTTCCACCTGCGCGAAATGCGAGGAAGGCCACTGCGCTAATCTACGCGAGAGTCGACGTTAGCTTGCTAAGTAAGGCCGCCGCGACGCACGTCGCGTCGGCACACCCCGCCGGTGCTGCGTCCGACAACCGGAGCGCGTCCGCCATAGCCCACCTTTCGCCGCTGCTGAGCAGGACCCCGCCGTTCTGAGAGTGGTTTCGGTTCAGAGCCATGTCCGGCCTGCGTCTCGCTTGGGCCGCTCGGTGTTCGGCTTGTGCGGTGACGTCACGGGATCAGCTGACTCGCTCATACACAACAACAAACGGCAAGCGTGTAGGCAGCGGAAGAATTAGCCAGCGCCCTCTGTTTTAGAAACGCATTATTAAATGCATTCGTCAAagataaaaatgaacagttttcaGAGGACTGCTGCCTCACTAtcgagtgaaagtgaagcgaaagTAAAGTccttgtgaaacgctgcagcacaccACAAGGTGCCCACAgcgaaatgtggtctctgcatttaaccatcacccttggtgagcagtgggcagccatgacaggcgcccggggagcatcgtgtgaggacggtgctttgctcagcggcaccttggcggttcgtggattcgaaccggcaacctaggCCACTACTGTGACTATCCAGAATATGGGAAGGAGCTCTTTACTTGCACCTACGTTAGTCTGAACACAATCACACCGTCACCGAACCTACCTGCAagtgttcattttgtattattaatcCAGACAGAAGTAAAAAGGCTTTGCATAACTTTTTTGCATAAATTATGCTGCATGTCGCTAGAttgtatttaattgtattaaaatagTATTTTTCATTAGATTTgttaaaaactttattaaaccgtattaaatgttaatgttattttttcagAGGTAAAGTCGGTTTCATAGTTGATCCACGTTACTGTCCTGCCCTGCGCCGTGATTTTAGGCCATAACTAAGCAAGTCAGGTAGCGCCGAAAATGTCGAGTTTCCCCACTGGAGAGCAGGACTCTGCTAGTCCATCAGCGT
Protein-coding regions in this window:
- the LOC114794609 gene encoding heme-binding protein 1-like — encoded protein: MFGMIKNSLFGVTEETDYKLLSTETKDGVSYEVRRYDGAKYAVLTSEGRTFDQITGELVRKLLMYTGGSNDQGEAMGTPAPITITVFPRDDGVMSRRLIAAFRIPTRYQETPPAPTDSSIRIEDRPGMTVYALQFGGFAGESEYRAEASRLKRTLGESAPYQRKQYFCCSYDPPLKPYGRRNEVWFMQEEP
- the wbp2nl gene encoding postacrosomal sheath WW domain-binding protein gives rise to the protein MALNRNHSQNGGVLLSSGESVLTECRNVELSFSDVTCKTDLLKGTKKGAVYITPYRMLFVSSNAKDGLGSVMFPYYKMKGCSIEQPVFAANYIKGTLHAEPGGGWEGQASFKMSFPSGGAIELGQLMFKLATNASRGPPAQNGGMSFGYPSPGAMNGYGSPPVSQWYPYAPPHPTFYQGPAPPPENMGYPPPTAPGIYPTAPAYMAPPPPYPGPPQNWPAPPAGNSKAAEAAGSAYYNPSNPHNVYMPMEQPPPYAPYPSYPDKKNN